A genome region from Rickettsiales endosymbiont of Stachyamoeba lipophora includes the following:
- the rplR gene encoding 50S ribosomal protein L18: MVNPTLRAERRKQRERAKIRRVSKRPRLSVFVSNNHTYVQIIDDQEHKTLISASTVETELAKEFSNARNIDAAFKMGEIIAERALKNGITKVVFDKGGKPYHGRIKAIAEGARNKKLDF, encoded by the coding sequence ATGGTTAATCCAACATTACGTGCTGAAAGACGTAAGCAAAGAGAAAGAGCAAAAATTAGGCGAGTTTCTAAAAGACCGAGATTATCTGTTTTTGTTTCAAATAATCATACTTATGTTCAGATTATCGATGATCAAGAACATAAGACTTTAATATCTGCATCTACTGTTGAGACAGAGCTAGCCAAAGAGTTTTCAAATGCAAGAAATATTGACGCTGCATTTAAAATGGGTGAAATAATTGCAGAACGTGCTTTAAAAAATGGTATTACTAAAGTTGTGTTTGACAAAGGTGGTAAGCCATATCATGGTCGTATCAAGGCAATTGCTGAAGGTGCAAGAAACAAAAAATTAGATTTCTAA
- the rpsE gene encoding 30S ribosomal protein S5: protein MVRISKKEKQVTESNFKEYAVSYKRVTKVVKGGRKFSLTALFVVGDQKGNVGFGHGKAPEVADAKKKAINQARKNIVRVPLKENRTLHHDVIGVYGASRVILRSAPPGTGIIAGGEVRKVLAALGVQDVVGKSTGSNNENNIIRATFDALLKLSSPKHIAEKRNKKVSEIISNRESTVNHKSIENEVENNTN from the coding sequence ATGGTGAGAATATCAAAGAAAGAGAAGCAGGTAACTGAATCAAATTTCAAAGAATATGCGGTTTCGTATAAAAGAGTAACTAAAGTAGTTAAGGGTGGCCGTAAATTTAGCTTAACTGCATTGTTTGTAGTTGGAGATCAGAAAGGCAATGTTGGTTTTGGACATGGTAAAGCTCCTGAAGTTGCTGATGCAAAGAAAAAAGCTATAAACCAAGCTAGAAAAAATATCGTAAGAGTGCCATTAAAAGAGAATCGTACTTTACATCATGATGTGATAGGGGTATATGGTGCTTCTCGTGTTATTCTGCGTTCAGCTCCTCCAGGTACTGGTATTATTGCTGGTGGTGAAGTACGTAAAGTATTAGCTGCACTTGGTGTGCAAGACGTAGTAGGAAAATCAACTGGTTCTAATAACGAAAATAATATTATTAGAGCAACCTTTGATGCATTATTAAAGCTAAGCTCACCTAAGCATATTGCTGAAAAAAGAAATAAAAAGGTAAGCGAAATCATTAGTAATCGTGAATCAACTGTAAATCATAAGAGTATTGAAAATGAAGTTGAAAATAACACAAATTAA
- the rpmD gene encoding 50S ribosomal protein L30, translated as MKLKITQIKSANRRPEDQQVTLTALGLKMNKCAVHEDTSSIRGMIFKVKHLIKVEEVNNN; from the coding sequence ATGAAGTTGAAAATAACACAAATTAAAAGCGCTAATAGAAGACCTGAAGATCAACAAGTTACTCTTACTGCTTTAGGTTTAAAAATGAATAAATGTGCGGTTCATGAAGATACTTCTTCAATCAGGGGCATGATTTTTAAAGTTAAGCACTTGATTAAAGTTGAAGAAGTTAATAATAATTAA
- the rplO gene encoding 50S ribosomal protein L15, producing the protein MELHHLFPMPGSVKKRKLLGRGIGSGKGKTCGRGTKGQKSRSGVSINGFEGGQMPIHRRLPKRGFSSINKQEYQLINLADIQYLADSGVIKKDSNITREFLLEIGLVNNLRTPIKLLADGELTIALTFNLDAYSSKAKELITAAGGQIA; encoded by the coding sequence ATGGAATTACATCATCTTTTTCCTATGCCAGGTTCAGTTAAAAAAAGAAAGCTTCTCGGTAGAGGGATAGGTTCTGGTAAAGGTAAAACTTGTGGTAGAGGTACTAAAGGTCAAAAATCGCGTTCTGGTGTATCTATTAATGGATTCGAAGGTGGTCAAATGCCTATCCACAGAAGACTTCCTAAAAGAGGCTTTTCTAGTATCAACAAACAAGAATATCAATTAATTAATTTAGCTGATATTCAATATTTAGCAGATTCTGGTGTGATAAAAAAAGATAGTAATATTACCAGAGAGTTTTTACTTGAAATCGGATTGGTTAATAATTTAAGAACGCCTATTAAGCTCTTGGCTGATGGTGAATTAACTATAGCGCTTACATTTAATTTGGATGCTTACTCCAGTAAAGCTAAAGAGTTAATAACTGCAGCTGGTGGTCAAATAGCTTAA
- the secY gene encoding preprotein translocase subunit SecY, with amino-acid sequence MKSSHLNHLNSNYLASIKQIQKKVFLVLLMLIVYRVGCYIPLPGIDAKVLESLFQKNQAGLLGMFDMISGGSLGRMTIFALAIMPYITASIIMQLLSVVVKDLETLKKDGEAGRRKISQYTRYLTILLCIVQSYGISVALENMSTELGSLVLIPGPLFKIITMTSLTAGTIFLMWLADRISLQNIGNGTSLLIFSGIISGLPNGIFNLFNLGKTGAVSGLSIIFIIAFAALLLTVVVCFERSSRKLFVQYPKRQVGNRVYGGQSSFLPLKLNPAGVIPPIFASSLLLFPLTIVNFSNKQFESEWLNWLITNLAHGRLLYIVLYTLLIVFFCFFYSTITINPQETADNLKKNGAIIPGKKPGEATAKYIEYIVNRITAVGAVYLVLVCLFPEILVSNFSIPFYLGGTSILIVVNVIMDGFTQIQTHLFVGQYHSLVKKHENKKR; translated from the coding sequence ATGAAATCTTCACATTTAAATCATTTAAATTCTAATTATCTTGCTAGTATAAAGCAAATCCAGAAAAAAGTTTTTCTGGTTTTGCTTATGCTTATTGTATATCGGGTTGGTTGTTATATTCCTTTGCCGGGAATAGACGCCAAAGTTCTTGAATCACTTTTTCAAAAAAATCAAGCTGGTTTGCTTGGTATGTTTGATATGATTTCAGGTGGATCTTTAGGGCGTATGACCATTTTTGCTTTAGCAATTATGCCGTATATTACTGCTTCTATTATTATGCAGCTCTTATCGGTTGTAGTTAAAGATTTGGAAACTTTAAAAAAAGATGGCGAAGCGGGCCGTAGGAAAATAAGCCAATATACCCGTTATCTTACTATCTTATTATGTATAGTGCAGTCTTATGGTATATCGGTTGCTTTAGAAAACATGTCAACTGAGCTAGGTAGCTTGGTTTTGATTCCGGGTCCTTTATTTAAAATTATTACAATGACATCGTTAACTGCAGGAACCATCTTTTTGATGTGGTTAGCTGATAGAATCTCATTGCAAAACATTGGTAATGGAACTTCATTATTAATTTTTTCTGGAATAATTTCAGGCTTGCCAAATGGGATATTCAATTTATTTAACTTGGGTAAGACAGGAGCTGTTTCAGGATTGTCAATAATTTTTATAATTGCATTTGCTGCATTGTTGTTGACAGTGGTAGTTTGTTTTGAGAGATCCTCACGCAAACTTTTTGTACAATACCCTAAGCGCCAAGTTGGTAATAGAGTATATGGAGGGCAATCTTCATTTTTACCACTTAAGCTAAATCCAGCAGGTGTTATCCCTCCTATTTTTGCTAGTTCGTTGTTACTTTTTCCATTAACTATTGTAAATTTTAGCAATAAACAATTTGAATCGGAATGGTTAAACTGGTTAATTACTAATTTAGCCCATGGTAGGTTGTTATATATAGTATTATATACGCTGCTTATAGTATTTTTCTGTTTCTTTTATAGTACTATAACAATTAATCCTCAGGAAACTGCTGATAATTTGAAAAAAAATGGTGCTATTATACCTGGTAAAAAGCCTGGAGAAGCTACTGCAAAGTATATTGAATATATTGTTAATAGGATTACAGCTGTTGGTGCAGTATATTTGGTTTTAGTATGTTTGTTCCCAGAAATTTTAGTGTCTAATTTCTCTATTCCCTTTTATTTAGGGGGCACTAGCATTTTAATTGTTGTTAATGTCATTATGGATGGGTTTACTCAAATACAAACCCATCTATTTGTGGGTCAATATCATTCTTTAGTAAAGAAACACGAAAATAAGAAAAGGTAA
- a CDS encoding adenylate kinase family protein — translation MIIVFLGPPGSGKGTQSSILCKKFNLKKISTGDIFRELSVQDTALAREVTQVMSSGGLIDDNLVTKVLIDHLETKNLQDHYLLDGFPRTLKQALYYDKYLVEKNKTITKAFFLDVPESLLVNRVSSRITCSNCGEVFNINQNIKQCSNCGSEQLSIRKDDNIEIVQKRIENYKAQTLPIIDFYHNRNLLVTIDGSLPINIVTEEIISHISFV, via the coding sequence ATGATTATTGTTTTCTTAGGACCTCCTGGTTCAGGTAAAGGTACTCAGTCATCTATTTTATGTAAGAAATTTAATTTAAAGAAAATTTCTACAGGAGATATTTTTCGTGAATTATCTGTGCAAGATACTGCTCTTGCTCGTGAGGTAACGCAAGTTATGTCAAGTGGCGGTTTGATAGATGATAATTTGGTTACTAAAGTGTTAATTGATCATTTAGAAACTAAAAACTTACAAGATCATTATTTATTAGATGGTTTTCCTAGGACTTTAAAACAAGCTCTTTATTATGATAAATATCTTGTAGAAAAAAATAAAACAATTACTAAGGCTTTCTTTTTAGATGTGCCGGAGAGCTTGCTTGTGAATAGGGTAAGCTCGCGTATTACTTGTAGTAATTGTGGAGAGGTGTTTAATATCAATCAAAATATTAAACAATGTAGTAATTGCGGTTCTGAACAATTATCAATACGAAAAGATGATAATATTGAAATCGTACAGAAACGTATAGAAAACTATAAAGCTCAAACGCTGCCGATTATTGATTTTTATCATAATCGTAACCTGTTGGTTACTATAGATGGTTCGTTACCAATTAATATAGTAACTGAAGAAATTATTAGTCATATAAGTTTTGTTTAA
- the rpsM gene encoding 30S ribosomal protein S13: protein MARIAGVNVPTNKRVIIALTYIHGIGSARAATICKDLKIENLRRINQLTDQEIIEIREYIEKSFMVEGDLRRKVAMDIKKLIDLGSYRGVRHRKRLPVRGQRTHTNARTRKGKAKPIAGKKK from the coding sequence GTGGCACGAATTGCCGGTGTTAACGTACCAACAAATAAAAGAGTAATTATTGCTCTTACCTATATCCATGGAATAGGAAGTGCTAGAGCTGCAACAATTTGTAAAGATTTGAAAATTGAGAATCTGAGAAGAATTAATCAGCTTACTGACCAAGAAATTATCGAAATACGAGAGTATATTGAGAAAAGCTTTATGGTTGAGGGTGACTTAAGACGTAAAGTAGCTATGGATATTAAGAAGCTAATTGATTTAGGTTCTTATCGTGGCGTAAGACATCGTAAGAGATTACCTGTTCGCGGTCAAAGAACTCATACTAATGCTCGTACTCGTAAAGGAAAAGCTAAGCCAATTGCTGGTAAGAAAAAATAG
- the rpsK gene encoding 30S ribosomal protein S11, which translates to MVKKVKKEKKYVAVGNAYVTTSFNNTKITITDTNGNVIAWCSSGINKFKGAKKSTPFAAQTNAEIACKKARDFGLKNIIYLYIKGPGAGKESAARVISQYFKVQYIKEITPVPHNGCRPRKKRRV; encoded by the coding sequence ATGGTAAAGAAAGTTAAAAAAGAAAAGAAGTATGTTGCTGTAGGTAACGCATATGTTACTACCAGTTTTAACAATACTAAAATTACTATTACTGATACTAACGGTAATGTGATTGCATGGTGTTCTTCTGGAATTAATAAATTCAAAGGTGCAAAAAAGTCTACTCCTTTTGCTGCACAAACTAATGCCGAGATAGCATGTAAGAAAGCCAGGGATTTTGGACTTAAAAATATTATTTATTTATATATTAAAGGTCCTGGTGCAGGTAAAGAATCAGCAGCACGTGTTATATCGCAATATTTTAAAGTGCAATATATTAAGGAAATTACACCTGTTCCGCATAATGGATGCAGACCGCGTAAAAAACGTAGAGTGTAA
- a CDS encoding DNA-directed RNA polymerase subunit alpha produces MFLLSKAWNDLIKPSSINYNASKYNANIADVVIEPLERGFGITLGNALRRVLLSSLQGCAVTAVKIDGVLHEFSPIPGVKEDATDVILNLKSLVIKNHSNDRKKLRLSVTGPCEVTASMIETSGDVEILNPDLVICNLDVNASLNMEIYCTNGKGYVTAANNKKADDPIGLIAVDSLFSPVRKVNYKIENSRVGQVTDYDKLILNVETNAAIDPETAVGVAARILQDQFQVFINFQEQEVVKHEEEEPEIKIDPRLLKKVDDLELSVRSQNCLKNENIVYIGDLVRKTEGEMLKTPNFGRKSLNEIKEVLTAMGLKFGMDVPNWPPENIEELSKKFEDPYN; encoded by the coding sequence ATGTTTTTATTATCAAAAGCTTGGAACGATTTAATTAAGCCATCGTCTATTAATTACAATGCTAGTAAATATAATGCTAATATTGCAGATGTAGTTATTGAACCTTTGGAAAGAGGGTTTGGAATAACATTAGGTAATGCACTAAGAAGAGTATTGTTATCTTCTCTTCAAGGCTGTGCCGTTACAGCTGTTAAAATTGATGGTGTATTACATGAATTTTCTCCCATTCCTGGCGTTAAAGAAGATGCAACTGATGTTATTTTAAACTTGAAATCTTTAGTGATAAAAAATCATTCTAACGATAGAAAGAAATTACGTTTGTCTGTAACCGGTCCTTGTGAAGTAACTGCCTCGATGATTGAAACATCTGGAGATGTAGAAATTTTAAATCCGGATTTAGTAATCTGTAATTTAGACGTTAATGCCTCACTTAATATGGAAATTTACTGCACTAATGGTAAAGGTTATGTGACTGCAGCAAATAATAAAAAAGCAGATGATCCTATTGGATTAATAGCTGTTGATTCATTGTTTAGCCCAGTTAGGAAGGTAAACTATAAAATAGAAAATAGTCGTGTAGGCCAAGTAACTGACTATGATAAGCTTATTTTAAATGTTGAGACTAATGCTGCTATTGATCCCGAGACTGCTGTTGGGGTTGCAGCTAGAATTTTACAAGATCAATTTCAAGTGTTCATTAACTTCCAAGAGCAAGAAGTGGTTAAGCACGAAGAAGAAGAGCCTGAAATTAAAATTGATCCACGCTTACTTAAAAAGGTCGATGATCTTGAGTTGTCAGTTAGATCACAGAATTGTCTTAAAAATGAAAACATTGTTTATATTGGTGATTTGGTTAGAAAGACTGAAGGTGAGATGCTTAAAACTCCAAATTTTGGCCGTAAATCCTTAAATGAAATCAAAGAAGTATTAACTGCAATGGGTCTTAAATTTGGAATGGATGTACCAAATTGGCCTCCAGAAAATATTGAAGAATTATCCAAAAAATTTGAAGATCCATACAATTAA
- the rplQ gene encoding 50S ribosomal protein L17, translating into MKHNKNTKKLNRTSAHRKALLNNLVLALFEHEQIKTTVPKAKFLKPFAEKLISLGRIDTLHNRRKALSVLKNEMLVNKLFTVFADRYKTRPGGYTRILKAGFRYGDMAPVAYIQLVDSDKLAQA; encoded by the coding sequence ATGAAACACAATAAAAATACAAAAAAACTTAATAGAACCTCTGCTCATCGTAAGGCTCTATTAAATAATTTAGTGCTTGCTCTGTTTGAACATGAGCAGATTAAAACTACTGTACCTAAGGCAAAATTTCTTAAACCATTTGCTGAGAAGTTAATTTCATTAGGTAGAATTGATACTTTGCACAATAGAAGAAAAGCTTTATCCGTGCTCAAAAATGAAATGTTAGTTAACAAGCTGTTTACAGTTTTTGCTGATCGTTATAAAACTCGCCCAGGTGGTTATACTAGGATTTTAAAAGCTGGATTTAGATACGGTGATATGGCTCCGGTAGCTTACATACAACTGGTAGATTCAGATAAGCTTGCACAAGCTTAG
- a CDS encoding SURF1 family protein produces the protein MMKKKSKLILPCISFGIMFVILIFLGAWQLKRLDYKEHLIQGIQAKTDLPIMEISCKDLERNFNQDSFYRKIKINGHYDNSENLFVYAGPMAIRGKPGYFMLSKFICDDGTNLLVNQGWVETSHLNSYKNNDPAVNVNLNATIMPSEKPGTFTPENELNKNIWYYIDIKQAAKHWKTDFSNFYLMRSYENSIYPIGKNPSPNLKNNHLSYAITWFSLAIILAGIFYFRFISSPRSS, from the coding sequence ATGATGAAGAAAAAAAGTAAATTAATATTACCATGTATTAGTTTTGGGATAATGTTTGTAATTTTAATTTTTTTAGGTGCCTGGCAGTTAAAACGGCTGGATTATAAAGAACATCTTATACAAGGAATTCAAGCAAAAACAGATCTTCCAATAATGGAAATTAGCTGCAAAGATTTAGAGCGTAATTTTAATCAAGATTCGTTTTATCGCAAAATTAAAATCAACGGCCATTATGATAATTCAGAGAATCTATTTGTTTATGCGGGACCTATGGCTATTAGAGGTAAACCTGGGTATTTTATGCTAAGTAAATTTATATGTGATGATGGCACTAATCTGCTTGTTAATCAGGGATGGGTTGAAACTTCACATTTAAATAGTTATAAAAATAATGACCCAGCGGTAAATGTAAATTTAAATGCAACAATAATGCCATCAGAAAAACCAGGGACTTTTACTCCAGAAAATGAATTAAACAAAAATATCTGGTATTATATTGATATTAAACAGGCAGCAAAACATTGGAAAACAGATTTTTCTAATTTTTATCTAATGCGCTCGTATGAAAATAGTATTTATCCTATCGGCAAAAACCCTTCCCCTAATTTAAAAAATAATCATCTGTCTTATGCCATTACCTGGTTTAGTTTAGCTATAATTTTAGCGGGTATATTTTATTTTAGATTTATTTCCTCCCCTAGATCATCATAA
- a CDS encoding fused MFS/spermidine synthase translates to MINHSVLYCLIFLEGYIVLSIELLAIRLLIPFVGGGIEVISIIISSILLPLACGYYYAGNLGSKQRHLSIRRILLRNLFVALIFCTLGLSYIIQSLFFLSIDLIGIKNHILQTVIFSMLFLVLPTFLLGQIIPLVSNYFNTQKLGVVAGRILFFSTTGSFAGSILTTVVLMMIIGVNNTVILVMGLMLLLIIMLSRRIYNLTVIYSIIVCAIGVMLNHTSVFRNANIVSNNAYNMISITHDEINDISNMYINHSNSSRFSSENANKFKYIAYIEDNFIKPILAGKQKRILVIGAGGFTLGYEDNKNLYSFVDIDPDLKKVAEEHFLPHKMGPNKKFISISARSFLRKNIDKFDLVILDVYSHAISVPQECLTKEYFEQVKNIIAEDGILVANVIAQPNFKDKYSLRVHNTLSSVFNPHSRQIIQNFDPWDKNNSRATNNVYIYFNNKEIDNQIYTDNKNTAAIDK, encoded by the coding sequence ATGATAAATCATAGTGTTTTATACTGTTTAATTTTTCTTGAGGGTTATATTGTATTATCCATAGAGCTTTTAGCTATAAGATTGCTCATCCCTTTTGTGGGAGGAGGAATTGAAGTGATTTCTATAATAATTAGCAGTATTTTGCTTCCTCTAGCCTGTGGTTATTATTACGCTGGCAATTTAGGCTCTAAGCAAAGACATTTATCTATACGGCGTATTTTACTGCGAAACTTGTTTGTAGCTTTAATTTTTTGTACTTTAGGCCTGTCATACATAATTCAAAGTCTATTTTTCCTTAGTATTGATTTAATAGGAATTAAAAATCATATTTTACAAACCGTAATATTCTCTATGCTTTTTTTAGTATTGCCAACTTTCTTGTTAGGACAAATTATTCCGTTAGTTAGTAATTATTTTAATACTCAAAAACTCGGTGTAGTGGCAGGAAGAATTTTATTCTTTTCAACTACCGGGTCGTTTGCTGGGTCTATTTTAACTACTGTCGTATTGATGATGATTATAGGGGTCAATAATACGGTTATATTAGTAATGGGGCTTATGTTGTTATTAATTATAATGCTCAGTCGAAGAATTTATAATTTAACAGTGATATATTCTATAATAGTATGTGCTATTGGAGTGATGCTTAATCATACGAGTGTATTTCGTAATGCAAATATTGTATCTAACAACGCCTACAATATGATCAGCATTACACATGATGAGATTAATGATATTAGTAATATGTATATTAATCATTCCAATTCATCACGTTTTAGCTCTGAAAATGCAAACAAATTTAAATATATAGCCTACATAGAAGATAATTTTATAAAACCCATCCTTGCAGGTAAACAAAAAAGAATATTAGTTATTGGGGCAGGAGGGTTTACACTAGGATATGAAGATAATAAAAATTTATATAGTTTTGTAGATATTGACCCTGATCTTAAGAAGGTTGCAGAAGAGCATTTTTTACCTCATAAAATGGGGCCTAATAAGAAATTTATATCAATATCCGCAAGGTCATTTCTTAGAAAAAATATAGATAAGTTTGATTTGGTTATTTTGGATGTATATTCGCACGCAATTTCGGTTCCTCAAGAATGCCTTACTAAAGAATATTTTGAACAAGTAAAAAATATAATAGCAGAGGATGGTATTTTAGTTGCTAATGTAATTGCACAACCTAATTTTAAAGATAAGTATAGTCTTCGCGTACACAACACTCTTAGCTCTGTATTTAATCCTCACTCTAGACAAATAATACAAAACTTTGACCCTTGGGATAAAAATAATTCCCGAGCTACTAATAATGTATATATTTATTTTAATAATAAAGAAATAGATAACCAAATTTATACTGATAACAAAAATACAGCTGCTATTGATAAATAG
- the parC gene encoding DNA topoisomerase IV subunit A translates to MDPENKETIENESFSNALSSRYLSYALSTIMSRSLPDVRDGLKPVHRRLLYAMHELKLDPKSGFKKCARVVGDVIGKFHPHGDAAVYDTLVRLAQDFSLRYPLIEGQGNFGSIDGDNAAAMRYTESKLTYTSTLLLADLENETVGFRPNYDGSDQEPEVLPALFPNLLANGSEGIAVGMATSIPPHNILEICDALIALSHNAEISHEQLTNFIIGPDFPTGGLMYETRQSITETYKTGKGSFKIRARWEIENLSHNMYQIIITEIPYQVNKSRLIEKLADLLKDKRLALIGNIRDESTEDIRIIIEPKNKGVDAELLMESLYKLTELETRFNLNLNVLDPNLAPRVMSLKEVLSEFLKFRREIITKRSQFRLRNINDRLETLAGLLIAHLNIDHVIKIIRESDEPKAELIKTFSITEKQAEAILNIRLRSLRKLEEIEIKKEQDSLNSEKQELESILNDTKKLEKVLNKEIKELKTNFEKNPALSNRRTEIIDQELKVVNINIDAFIEKEPITVIISQKGWLKSLKGHQSEISDNNFKDGDNVKFILPTHNTEKIIVSSLKGKFFTLNADKIPSGKGAGEPIRIILDLVPEDDILEIFEYNPEHKILLASSNNKGFITEMSNVIAQTKNGKQIADISGEDKLIFVQIIKGDMVAVIGQNRKLLIFPITQIPVMRKGQGVTLQKYKDGNISDITIFNQQEGLKYGNKTLTDLTPYTGNRASVGRMAPLGMPRNNKFRNIREG, encoded by the coding sequence ATGGATCCAGAAAATAAAGAAACTATTGAAAATGAAAGTTTTAGTAACGCACTAAGCAGCCGTTATTTATCTTATGCACTTTCCACTATTATGTCGCGCTCATTACCTGATGTAAGAGATGGTCTAAAACCGGTGCATAGAAGGTTGCTTTACGCTATGCACGAACTCAAGCTTGATCCTAAATCAGGCTTTAAAAAATGCGCCCGTGTAGTGGGTGATGTAATAGGTAAATTCCATCCTCATGGTGACGCTGCCGTTTATGATACGTTAGTAAGACTTGCTCAAGATTTTTCATTAAGATATCCGCTGATAGAAGGCCAAGGGAACTTTGGTTCAATTGATGGCGATAACGCTGCAGCCATGCGTTATACTGAATCAAAATTAACCTACACTTCAACCTTACTGCTTGCCGACCTAGAAAATGAAACTGTAGGGTTTAGACCAAATTATGACGGTAGCGACCAAGAACCTGAGGTTTTGCCTGCTTTATTTCCAAATTTACTTGCCAATGGATCCGAAGGTATCGCTGTTGGTATGGCCACAAGTATTCCACCCCATAATATTCTAGAAATTTGTGATGCACTAATAGCCTTAAGCCATAATGCCGAAATTAGTCATGAGCAATTGACCAACTTTATAATTGGTCCAGATTTTCCTACTGGTGGACTTATGTATGAAACCAGGCAATCAATTACTGAGACATACAAAACTGGCAAGGGAAGCTTTAAAATTAGGGCTCGTTGGGAAATAGAAAATTTATCCCATAATATGTATCAAATTATTATTACTGAAATTCCTTATCAAGTAAACAAATCCAGGTTGATTGAAAAGCTAGCAGATCTACTCAAAGATAAAAGGTTAGCTTTAATTGGTAATATTCGAGATGAATCTACCGAAGATATTAGGATTATAATTGAACCTAAAAATAAAGGGGTAGATGCCGAGTTACTAATGGAGTCTTTGTATAAACTGACTGAACTTGAGACCAGATTTAATTTAAATTTAAACGTGCTTGATCCAAATCTTGCACCAAGAGTTATGTCACTTAAGGAAGTGCTTAGTGAGTTTTTAAAATTTAGACGAGAAATTATTACCAAAAGATCCCAATTCCGCCTCCGCAATATTAATGATAGGCTAGAGACTTTAGCCGGATTATTAATTGCTCATTTAAATATTGATCACGTCATTAAAATCATTCGTGAGAGTGACGAACCAAAAGCTGAACTCATTAAAACCTTCAGCATTACCGAGAAACAAGCAGAAGCTATTTTAAATATCCGCTTACGGTCCTTAAGAAAGCTTGAGGAAATTGAGATCAAAAAAGAGCAAGATAGCTTAAATAGTGAAAAACAAGAATTAGAATCAATCTTAAATGATACTAAAAAACTAGAAAAAGTTTTAAACAAAGAAATTAAAGAACTGAAAACTAACTTTGAGAAAAACCCTGCTTTAAGCAACAGAAGAACCGAAATAATCGATCAAGAACTTAAAGTTGTTAATATTAACATCGATGCTTTTATTGAAAAAGAGCCAATTACTGTAATCATTTCCCAAAAAGGTTGGTTAAAGTCATTAAAAGGGCATCAAAGCGAGATCAGTGATAATAACTTTAAAGATGGTGACAATGTAAAATTTATTTTACCAACTCATAATACTGAAAAAATTATTGTAAGCTCCTTAAAAGGTAAATTTTTTACTTTAAATGCCGATAAGATCCCTAGCGGCAAAGGTGCCGGCGAACCTATTAGAATAATTCTCGATCTTGTACCGGAGGATGACATTTTAGAAATTTTTGAATATAATCCGGAACACAAAATTCTCTTAGCCAGTAGTAACAACAAAGGCTTTATTACTGAAATGAGTAATGTAATTGCCCAAACTAAAAATGGTAAGCAAATTGCTGATATTTCAGGAGAAGATAAGCTTATTTTTGTACAAATTATTAAGGGAGATATGGTCGCAGTGATCGGGCAAAACAGAAAGCTGCTAATCTTCCCAATTACCCAAATTCCGGTTATGCGTAAAGGCCAAGGGGTAACCTTACAAAAATATAAAGATGGCAATATTAGTGATATTACTATTTTTAATCAACAGGAAGGGCTTAAATACGGCAATAAAACCTTAACAGACCTCACTCCTTACACTGGTAATAGGGCATCAGTTGGTAGAATGGCTCCGCTGGGTATGCCTAGAAATAATAAGTTTAGGAATATAAGAGAGGGATAA